GCCTCGGCGGGCGAGGGCCGTGCCGACGCGACGCTGCGGGTCTCGGCCCAGCGTTTGGAAGCCGTCATGCGATCCATTCGCGACATGGACGGCGTGGCCGAGGTGGTGCGCGAGGAGCTGTCGGCGGTCGACGCGACGGATCGGCGGGCCGACCTCACAGCGCGGCTGGCAAACGAGCGTCGCATCGAGGTCGAGCTGCTCGAGCTCATCGACACGCGGCCCGACGCCCCGCTGGCCGACGTGCTGCGTGTGCGCGATGCACTGCGCGAGGTCCGGCTGAACATCGAACGCCTCGACGCCCAGCGCGCGACGCTCAACGAGCGGGTGGAGCTGGCGACGCTGCGCGTGAGCATCGTGCAGCTCGACGAGGAAGACCAGCCCGAGCCCGACGCCAGCGGCTTCCTGGACGACCTGGGCGACGCGTTCGTCCGCGGCGGCCGCACGCTGGCCGGCTCGGCGGCGTGGATCGTCGAAGCGTTGATCGGCGGCTTGATCGCGTGGGTGATCCTGGCCGCCGCTGGCGTGTGGGCCTACCGAACGCTGCGCTGGCGGGCGACGTGGGCGTAGGCCTTGGGGCCGGGTTCATACACCACTCAACCGTCCGGTGATTCGCCCGAGGGCCGCAAGTACGACTCGTCGAGCACGTAGAAACCCGGCTCGAGCATCTCCAGCGGGCGTGCCGAGGGCAACATGCCACGCCGCGGGGATTCGCTTGTCGTGTCTTCCCTGGCGCTATCGTTGCCAGCGGGCTTCAGCCCATCGCGGATCACCATGATCATGTCCGACAACGCCGCGGGGTGCTCGAAGAGGTAGGCGTGCGTGCTCACGCCGCCCACGCGGCACTCGACGATCTCGATGCCCGGCAGGTCGTTGATGAGCGACCGGCTGATCGGGTCGAAGTCGTCCAGCTGCGCATCGCCCAGGCGGCCGCGGCTGGCGAAGAACAGGCGGGCGAGCCCCAGGGCGCCGTCCTCCTTCGACGTGTACACGACGACCCGCCGCGCGATGCGCATGACCCGTTCGGATAGGAACCGCTGGGTGAAGATGTCCAGGTCCAGGTCGGGCGCCACGAGCACGAGCGTCTCGAGCTTGAGCACGTCCGAGGGCCGCAACCCTTCGGCGAACGATGGCTCGACGAACTCGACCCGCTCGCCCAGGGTCTGGTGCGTGCGCTGGCTGAAGAACGTCCGGCCCTGGGCCGCCTCGATCTCGGCGGCGATCTCGCGCAGCGCCGTCGTCGTCACGTCGGTGCCGCGGCTGTGGGCGACCAAGTGGATGCGGTCGATGTCCTCGTTGGCGGCCAGGGCCATCAGCAGCGTCTTGAGCTGCAGCACGCTGAACTCGCCCGACTCGCGGTCGTGGTTGTACGCCACGGGCTTGAAGAACGCGTCGAAGCCGGCCGGCCACGTGAACGCGATCGGGACGCCCTGCCGCCCCGCCGCGTGCCAGGTCTGGCCCAGGCGCAGGATGGCGTCATCGAAGGTGTTGTTGAACCCGTGCACGAAGACGATCGCCGCGTTGCCCTCTGGCCCATCGGTCAGGAAGGGCGCCAGCGTCGCGCGAAAGTCGGCCAGGTCCTGGGCGAAGGCGGCCGACGCCCCGGCGGGGTAGACCACCTCGCCGCCCTCGACGCGCAGCCGCCCCTCAAGCGACGCGATGGTGCCGGTCCGCTCGACCGACTCGACGCGCAGGGTGTAGTCACGGGGCCGGTCCGCGCTCGTGCTGTCGTCGACCAGTTGCTCCCAGGTCGGCTCGGGCAGCAGGCCAACCCGCGCCACGCCGAAGTTGATGTCCTGGCTGCGCTGGCTGCCGTAGTCGGGCATCGCGAAGGGGTCGTCGCTGTCGAGCGTGCGATCGCGGCGATCGGTGAAGTAGACGACCGGGATGTCGGGCGTCCGCAGGTGCTCGGGCACGGCCGAGTACACCTGCCCGCCGCGCTCGCCGACCATCACGCGCGGCGTATCGACCAGGCGCGTCTCGTGCCGGCAGCCGACGCCGGCGACGACGAGCGTGCACGCGAGCATCCAGAAGATGGCGGGGTAGTTGGCGGGAACGGCGAGGCGGCGCGGTCGTCTCGTCATGGGCAAGCCTAGCGATGGCTACGCGCCCGCGCGGATAAACCACGTGGCCATGAATACCAGCGCGAAGGCCGTCCAGAACGCGATCCCCGCCCAGCTCAGCACGATGAGCCACCGGGCCGGCTTGTGCTCGGCGGGCACGGCGGTGCTCGTCATCGCGCGGTGGTTGAAGTACGCGATCGCCGGCGTGCCAAGGAAGCTCAGGGTCGTCGCGAGATCGACCATGTCCGACAGCGATCGCAGGAACACCGCGAGGATCACGATTGCCCCGGCCGCGAGCACGGCCAGCCAGACCCAGTAGCCGCGGTTGCCCTTTGGCTCAACGCCGCGGAACTCGCCAAACAGCGCCGACATGGTGCGCGGGATGGCGTCGAGCACGGTAATGGTCGTGCTGAACATGACGGCGATGGCGCAGGTGGCGATGAGCGGGCGGGACCATTGGCCCAGCGAATCGGTATACAGCCCGATGAGCTGGTTGGCAAAGCCGCCCGCGCCCGCCGCCGGCTCGACGCCCGTGCCGTAGAGCAGGGCCGCCCCGAGCACGACGAAGGCCAGCGCCAGCACGACGCACAGCGCAAAGCCGATATAAAAATCCAGCTCGCACTCGCGCTTGCTGGCGGCGTGGCCGGTCTGCCTGTTCCTGGCCAGGCTCCAGAGCGAATGCCACACGGTGATGTCCAGCGGCGCGGGCATCCAGCCCACCAGGGCGACCGCGAACACGAGCAAGGCCAGGTTCCACTGCGTCGGCCACACGGGCGTCGCGCCCAGGTCCAGGTTGGGCACTTGCATCGCCGCGGCGAAGACGGTGCTGACCGCCATCACGAGCATGAGCGCCTTCACCACGCGGTCGAGCCATTTGAAACCGCCGCAAGCCAGCAGCCCGATGCACACAAGCAAGATGCCCGCGGCGACGACCCAGAGCGGCGCCCCGGACTCGGCAATGCCAGCTCGCGCCAGCAGCGGATCGACGACCAGGGGCTTGACGAGCGCCGCCGTCACGGCCGTGACCGCCGCCTGGATGGTGAACATCGTGCCCACCTGGATGGCCGCGAATGCCCCCAGCGTCGCCGGCCCCTGGGCCCGGTAGGCGTGCAGCAGCGAACGTCCCGTCGCCGCGGCGTACCTGGGCCCGAACAGCATCGCCGGGAGTTTCATGAGGTGGGCCAGAACAACCAGCAGCACCAGCGACAGCCCATAGACCGCGCCCGCCCGCGTCGACTGCACGAGATGGCTGACGCCGATGGCCGCCCCGGCGAAGAGGATGCCCGGGCCGAGGGCCTTGAGGAAATTCGGCGTCGCCGGGGTAGGAGGGGGCATGACCGTCAGGGTAGCGGGGCGTTCGGTGCCGCCGGGCGGCCCTCCTTGATCCAGAGCTTCTGCCTACAGAGTCTCTTGATCCCGCCCTTCTCGGTCCAGAGCTTCTCGGTCCACGAGAACCACGGCCCGGCCAGATTCTCCACCAGTATCGCCGGTTTCAGCCCCAACGCGGACGTGCGGCGGGGTTCGGGCGGCGGCGTTTTTCTGATCAGGTCTGGAGCATCTCCCGCTTCCTGAGGAGCATCTCCGATCAGGTCTGGAGCATTTCCTGCTTCCGGCGGAGCATCTCCGATCGGGTTTAGAGCATTTCCTGCTTCCGGCAGAGCATCTCCGATCGGGTTTGGAACATTTCCTGCTTCCGGCAGAGCATCTCTGATGGGGTTTGGAGCATCTCCTGCTTCCCGCGGGCGTCCGGGAACGCGCCGGGGGCTTCTCGGACTGTGCCTAAGACAGGCTCGCCATGTCGATCACGAAGCGGTACTTCACGTCGCTCTTGAGCATCCGTTCGTACGCCTCGTTGATCTGGTCCATGCGGATCATCTCGATCTCGCACTGGATGTTCTCTTTGCCGCAGAAGTCGAGCATCTCCTGGGTCTCGGCGATGCCGCCGATGAGCGAGCCGGCGAGCGTGCGGCGCGGGGCGACCAGGCCGAAGACCGCGACCGGCTGGGGGTTGGGCGGGATACCGACGAGGACCAGCGTGCCGTCGAGCTTGAGCTGGTTGAGGTACATGTTCAGGTCATGGTCGGCGCTGACGGTGTCGAGGATCAGGTCGAAGCTGCCGGCGTGGGCCTGCATTTCTTCTTCGTTCCTGGAGATCACCACCTCGTCAGCGCCCAGCTTCTTGCCGTCGGCGACCTTGCCCGGGCTGGTAGTGAACAGCACGGTGTGCGCGCCCATGGCGTGGGCGAACTTGACGCCCATGTGGCCCAGGCCACCGAGACCAACCACGCCCACCTTCTTGCCCTTGCCGGCGCCCCAGCGCTTCAGCGGCGAGTACGTCGTGATGCCCGCGCACAGCAGCGGGGCGGCGGCGGCGGGGTCGAGGTTCTTTGGGACCTGGAGCGTGAACTTCTCGTCGCACACCACGCGCTGCGAGTAGCCGCCGTAGGTCATGCCGCCGAGGTGCTTGTCGGGTCCGTTGTAGGTAAAGATCGCGCCCTGCTCGCAGTACTGCTCCTCGTCCTGCTTGCAGTTGGCGCACGTGCCGCACGAGTCGACCATGCAGCCCACCGCCGCCAGGTCGCCCTCCTTGAAGCGCGTGACCTTCGAGCCCACGCGCGTGACGCGGCCGAGGATCTCGTGGCCCGGCACCACGGGGTAGGTCGTGCCGCCCCATTCGTTGCGGGCGAAGTGCAGGTCGCTGTGGCACACCCCGCAGTAGAGGATCTCGATCTCGACGTCCGTCGGCGTCGGCTCGCGACGCTGGATGTCGAAGGGGCCTAGCGGGCTGGTGGCGGACTGGGCGGCGTAGGCCTTCGTGGGGGTGGTGGGGGTGGTCATGGCGTCAGGATAGAACCCTGACAGCGGGCGAGTCCGACCACCCCCCGGACCTGAATTGCGAATCAGCACATCGTCAGCCCGCCGTCCACGCAGATGACCTGCCCGGTCAGGAACCCCGCCTCGTCGCTGCTGGCATAGCTGACGGCCGCGGCGATGTCCTCGGGGGCGCCCAGGCGGGGAACGCTCATGGCCTTCAGAACCGTCTGGCCGACCTCCTCGGGCAGGCCGCTGGTCATGTCGGTCTCGATGAAGCCCGGGGCGATCACGTTGGCGGTCACGCCCTTGGAGCCAAGCTCCCTCGCGAGGGTGCGCGTGAGGCCGATCAGGCCGGCCTTGGCCGCCGCGTAGTTGGCCTGGCCGGCGTTGCCGACGACGCCCGACGTGCTGGCGATGTTCACGATGCGGCCGAAGCGGTTCTTCATCATCGGCCGGGCGGCGGCGCGGCAGGCGGCGAAAGCACTGGTGAGGTTCACATTGATCACCTCGTCCCACTGCTCGTCGGTCATGCGCATCAGCAGGCCGTCACGCGTGATGCCGGCGTTGTTAACCAGGACGTCCAGCCGGCCCAGGTCCTTGATCACGCCCTCGATGGCGCTGGCGAAGGAAGCGCGGTCGCCCACGTCGACGGCCAGCGTCGTGGCCTGGCCACCCTTGCCTTCGATCTCGCTCTTGAGCTCGTCTAACGGGCCCTGCGAGCGGGCGGCGAGCACCACGTGGCGGCCGTCGGCGGCCAGGCGGGTGGCGATGGCGCGGCCGATGCCGCGGCTGGCGCCGGTGACGAGGGCAACTCGAGGAGGCGTGTCGGACATGGGAGCGTTCTCCAGAGCAGGAAAGAAAGCGGGGCGCTCGCCGCGCCCCGTGGGAGTGTCTT
This genomic stretch from Phycisphaerales bacterium harbors:
- a CDS encoding DUF4349 domain-containing protein, translated to MNERPNELEDRLASLTEWRAEHEPALWESALRQSKEPPADEPRTLRIAPKHVAGIAAALTIAAVGLWASMGVLGQSRSAAPGLAPALSRAPSAMDLAESRAFPAGERAFAMGQDMHAFDLEPRAIQRSAAMELTTDAVRPLFDRVTALIDPGLGEFVENASAGEGRADATLRVSAQRLEAVMRSIRDMDGVAEVVREELSAVDATDRRADLTARLANERRIEVELLELIDTRPDAPLADVLRVRDALREVRLNIERLDAQRATLNERVELATLRVSIVQLDEEDQPEPDASGFLDDLGDAFVRGGRTLAGSAAWIVEALIGGLIAWVILAAAGVWAYRTLRWRATWA
- a CDS encoding alpha/beta hydrolase yields the protein MTRRPRRLAVPANYPAIFWMLACTLVVAGVGCRHETRLVDTPRVMVGERGGQVYSAVPEHLRTPDIPVVYFTDRRDRTLDSDDPFAMPDYGSQRSQDINFGVARVGLLPEPTWEQLVDDSTSADRPRDYTLRVESVERTGTIASLEGRLRVEGGEVVYPAGASAAFAQDLADFRATLAPFLTDGPEGNAAIVFVHGFNNTFDDAILRLGQTWHAAGRQGVPIAFTWPAGFDAFFKPVAYNHDRESGEFSVLQLKTLLMALAANEDIDRIHLVAHSRGTDVTTTALREIAAEIEAAQGRTFFSQRTHQTLGERVEFVEPSFAEGLRPSDVLKLETLVLVAPDLDLDIFTQRFLSERVMRIARRVVVYTSKEDGALGLARLFFASRGRLGDAQLDDFDPISRSLINDLPGIEIVECRVGGVSTHAYLFEHPAALSDMIMVIRDGLKPAGNDSAREDTTSESPRRGMLPSARPLEMLEPGFYVLDESYLRPSGESPDG
- a CDS encoding divalent metal cation transporter, coding for MPPPTPATPNFLKALGPGILFAGAAIGVSHLVQSTRAGAVYGLSLVLLVVLAHLMKLPAMLFGPRYAAATGRSLLHAYRAQGPATLGAFAAIQVGTMFTIQAAVTAVTAALVKPLVVDPLLARAGIAESGAPLWVVAAGILLVCIGLLACGGFKWLDRVVKALMLVMAVSTVFAAAMQVPNLDLGATPVWPTQWNLALLVFAVALVGWMPAPLDITVWHSLWSLARNRQTGHAASKRECELDFYIGFALCVVLALAFVVLGAALLYGTGVEPAAGAGGFANQLIGLYTDSLGQWSRPLIATCAIAVMFSTTITVLDAIPRTMSALFGEFRGVEPKGNRGYWVWLAVLAAGAIVILAVFLRSLSDMVDLATTLSFLGTPAIAYFNHRAMTSTAVPAEHKPARWLIVLSWAGIAFWTAFALVFMATWFIRAGA
- a CDS encoding NAD(P)-dependent alcohol dehydrogenase, which produces MTTPTTPTKAYAAQSATSPLGPFDIQRREPTPTDVEIEILYCGVCHSDLHFARNEWGGTTYPVVPGHEILGRVTRVGSKVTRFKEGDLAAVGCMVDSCGTCANCKQDEEQYCEQGAIFTYNGPDKHLGGMTYGGYSQRVVCDEKFTLQVPKNLDPAAAAPLLCAGITTYSPLKRWGAGKGKKVGVVGLGGLGHMGVKFAHAMGAHTVLFTTSPGKVADGKKLGADEVVISRNEEEMQAHAGSFDLILDTVSADHDLNMYLNQLKLDGTLVLVGIPPNPQPVAVFGLVAPRRTLAGSLIGGIAETQEMLDFCGKENIQCEIEMIRMDQINEAYERMLKSDVKYRFVIDMASLS
- the fabG gene encoding 3-oxoacyl-[acyl-carrier-protein] reductase, which gives rise to MSDTPPRVALVTGASRGIGRAIATRLAADGRHVVLAARSQGPLDELKSEIEGKGGQATTLAVDVGDRASFASAIEGVIKDLGRLDVLVNNAGITRDGLLMRMTDEQWDEVINVNLTSAFAACRAAARPMMKNRFGRIVNIASTSGVVGNAGQANYAAAKAGLIGLTRTLARELGSKGVTANVIAPGFIETDMTSGLPEEVGQTVLKAMSVPRLGAPEDIAAAVSYASSDEAGFLTGQVICVDGGLTMC